CAAACGCCGGCTGCGGTTGACAAGTGGTCTAGAGTTTCACAACTTTTTTCTGCGGCTCTTTATAGTTTGGGACATGGCGGCAATGACGCACAGAAAACTATGGGTATTATCACCAGTCTTCTCTTTACCGGGGGCTTAATCAGCGAATTTATAGTGCCTCTCTGGGTTGTCCTCAGCGCACACGCCGCCATTGCTCTGGGTACATTGAGCGGTGGTTGGCGGATTGTCAAAACAATGGGACAGAAAATCACCAAGTTAAGACCGATCGATGGTTTTTGTGCTGAAACGGCCAGCGCCTTCAGTATTTTCTTAGCCACTCATATGGGTATTCCAGTGAGCACTACACATGTTATCACCGGTGCTATATCAGGCGTGGGTTCTGCCAATCGGCTTTCTGCCGTGCGCTGGGGCGTAACTTTAACTATTGTTTGGGCCTGGATTTTTACTATCCCAGGCGCCGCTATCATAGCTAGTATCATTTATTTCTTAATTAGATTTATTCCATTAAACTGAAAATGTGTAGCCTCAGCGGCTAACGATGTGTATAATTAAACTGTTGGGGAGGTAATGACAATGGAAAAGAGCGCCAGTTTTAGCAAAGGTTTTCAGGAAATTCAAGATAAAGTCCTGGCTATGGGTGATATGGTAACGAAGGAGATAAACCGCTCAATTGAGGCATTGAAAAAACGGGACTTAAAGACTGCCCACCAGATAATTGCTGCTGATGCCAAGATCGATGAGCTGCGATACGCCATCGAAGACATGTGTATCGAGCTTGTGGGCACGCAGAAGCCGAAGACCAACGAGCTGCGTGTAATTGTGGCTGTGCTCAGTATCACAACAGAGCTTGAACGGATCGGCGACTATGCTGAAGGAATTGCCAGGATTGTAGTCATGATTGGCGATGAGCCACCCTTGAAACCACTGATTGATATTCCCAGGATGGCAGAATTGACCACCGAAATGATTGATAAAAGCCTCAAGTCTTTCGTCACCCGCGATGTGGAATTGGCAAAGCACGTCGTCACCATGGATAACGCTGTGGATGGTCTTTATGACCAGGTTTTTCGTGAGCTTCTCACCTTTATGATGGTCGACCCCAAGACCATTAATAGAGCGACCCGCCTCATCTGGGTTGCCCACAACCTGGAACGGGCTGCCGACAGGGTAACCAATATCTGCGAGCGTGTCGTCTTCACCGTGACCGGAAAGATGGAGGAGCTCGAGATTTCTAAATATTAACGAGCCAATCTGGCTATAGTTTTAGGTAAGTATCCCTTGACAACACGTATGTTTTGTGATATACTACGTGTATAAGGGGGATACGGAAATGACCGACAAAATCAAGGCAGAGTTTCAAAAATACACTCTGGCACAGTTTAAGCGTGAGTTCCCTGATGACGATGCCTGTTTGGAGTGGCTTAAGAACTATAGGTGGGCTGACGGCATCTATTGTCCTGTTTGCGACAGGGTAAGAAAGCACCACAAGATTAAGTCGAGACCTTGCTACAAGTGCGATTACTGCGGGCATGAGGTCTATCCCCTCGCTGGCACGATATTCCACAAGTCCGCCACGCCTTTGAGGACTTGGTTTGACGCCATGCTCTGGGTCGCCACCACTAGGTCTGGTCATTCCGCAAAGGAACTTCAGCGAATGACTGGCGTGACCTACAAAACAGCATGGAGAATGTTCAGGCAAATCAGGTCTTTGTTCGGTGAGGACACTATCCCTCTTAACGGCGAAGTCGAGGTTGATGAGTCTTATTTCGGTGGAACTAGGCGAGGTAGGCGGGGTCGTGGTGCTGAAGGCAAGACTGCTGTAATTGGCATTGTCCAAAGGCAAGGCAAGGTCACTGCCTCTGTTGTCTCCAATGTCAAAAGGTCTACTGTTATGCCTCTTATCAGCAAGAACGTGGCTCGGACTGCCATTGTCTATACTGATGAGTTTTTCAGCTACGATAGAGTTGCCAATGCTGGCTACAAACACAGAAGGGTTGAGCATGGTGCTAAGGTCTATGTTGACGGGGATGCCCATACCAACAGCATTGAGGGTTTCTGGTCTTTGGCGAAGCGTGGTATTAGCGGTGTCTATCATGCCGTATCCCCTAAATACTTGCAATCATACCTTAACGAATATACCTTTCGGTATAACCATCGCAACGATGAAATTCCCATGTTCAAACTCATTTTGAAGCGGATTTAGAATTGCCTTCAAGCTGATACTCTCCACTCTAGTTTCGGCATCTTGATATTTCTTGCAGCCCTCCCGCCGTACCATACGCCATTTTCTGATGCCAAAAACATCCTTATTCTCCATCGCATCAAATGTTTCCACGGCTGCGGTATAACGTAATGGCTAGTCATAATTATTAGCCTTATTAGTTCGCTTTGGTTTGGTTGTCTCCCAAAGTGTTTTTCGAATATGTAGCAAAGTTCCCGTAGTACCTTGCGTGAATATCTTGCGATAGAAGGTTTGACCAATAAGTTCCTTCTTTGTCTCCGATATTTGGGGTGTCTAACATAGTATAGTATGATTAGTGCTACTGCTATTACTACAGTCAATAATACAAGTAAGACAATCTCTGTTATTCCCACCTAATTATCTCCACACACATTACTTACGCTTCTTTGTTGGTTGTGCCGATTTCCTGACCAACTTGTGAAACTGCTCTCTAGTTATTTTACGCCTTTCCACCTTTCTCTTTGCTCTCTTTTTTGGTTTTATCTTTTGAACTTGATGACGTTTTGGCATGACTAGCACCCCTAACCAATTCTTTCAAAGCACTATCAATATTGTCTAACCTTTTATCAATATGTGTCAATTCTTTATCTAGCCGTTCGTTTGTTGACTTCAACTCACTTTTTATTCCCCTCTTTAATTTTTCTAATGCTGTAATCTCTGAATAATTCTTGAAAATTGCAGCTACCACTGACTTCCCCTGTATTTTGAAAGATGCAATGAAAATCAACAAAGTGATGCCAATAAATAGGATGAGTGTTATTGCACCAGTAGTTATAGTAATCACCTCTGCCACCCCCTCATCAAGGGGGTATATAACCCATGAAATACTTGTGAAAATAAGGAAGACAAAGTAAAAGATAGGCAATACATTGACGATAAATCTAAGCTCTTGCTTCTTAAAGTATGCCATTCTTCTCTTGCTATTACCCCTTGTTTGTTTAATAGACATTGTTGTCCCCTATTAAAAGCCTCATGCCTGATTTTAGTGTATAATATTCTTGGATAAAAGTAATACGTGGCAATAGGGGATACTTGCCTAGTTTTATTGTCTGACCTCTTTGAGTTGGCCCGGGAAAGTCGGCTCGTGTCTTACATCTACCGGTATCGGGTATCGGATTCCGCGCTCGTGGGTAGCTTCAAGACCTCTGATTACGCTGTCGAGTAAGTTGATAGGTATGGTGAAAGCCAGCTCATCATCCTGCACCATCGCCCAAACTCTATCGCCGTTTCCTGGCAGCACCACCTTTGGCTCCTTGGTCTTGAACGTTTGCAGGACTCCTTCAGTGCAGGTTCCCCCACGGCCGCTGAAAATAGAATGCACGCTTATACCTGTCTCCTGAGTTGCTCCATGTACCAGCCTCATCGCCTGCGCGGCATTGCAAAAAACCATGACCAGGTCCGGCTCGATTTTAGTTCTTTCCAGCGGAGAGAAAATCACCCCGGCATATGCTCCCTTGTTCAGCTTGACACTTGCCACAGCTTCCATGGTTGTTTTAGCTGCGTTGTCGTTGGCAGCGTAGTTCATTACTTTCATGAACTCCATTAAGGCATTTTTAATCTCCGGCTCTGACTCACTCCATCCGTAAGTGTATGCTGCTATTGGACAGGTATTGTCCTCGTTTGTCATGCCCACCGTCCAGCCGTACTTGCGGGTCAATGTCATCCCAACGCAGACATTCGTCTTGAAACCCATATCCTTGAAAGGACGCCTGGTTTTCTCGGGAAGGTCATCAGCGCTTTTCACCAGCTTGACGGCGATGGGGAAAGTCAGCGGTCGTATGAGCCTGTTAAGCACCTGCGCTCCCTCAATCCAATCCGGCATGGTGTCACCTCCAACTGTAGTCTCGGCAGTTTATTATTCTGCAAATGCCATTGTAGATATGAAATTAGGTGATGTCAACTTCTTTGCGGCTGTATTCTGAATTGTGTCTGTCCGCCTTGGACGGGGCTAAAGACCTATGCCTACCTCTCCCCCCACAAGTGCCTATTACCAAAATCCTCGCATATTGAGCTATATTGACCGCTATGTGAAAAATGTTGTGCATGCGCACTAGGAACAAAAGGGAGAGTTGCCAAAATGGTTTCCGCAGTTGGGGAAGGTCGTGGCGTGAGGATGAACGGTGGTCATCACGCCTCACGAAGTGACGATATGTTAATGTTATCTTCGTAGTCGAGTTTTTGCTGCAAGTTTTCAAATTAAGGCACCATAATAGCAGCTTCTGCAACCACGTCATTTTCTGTAAAAATCTCATCCAAGGGGCTTGACAAGGTTAATGCAACATGCTAATATGGTATACGGCAAGCGGTTGCCGTATACCATATACCAAGAGGAGAGAAATGAAGAGAATTTACGTAGAAGAAGAGGCTTGTATGGGCTGCGGGCTTTGCCGGGTCTACTGCCTGACTGAGCATTCTAAGACACGAGATATTGGAAAGGCGTTTAAGAGAGAGTCTCCGCGACCTTTATCGCGCATCCGTGTGGAGAGAAATGGGGAGGTGTCTTTCTCCCTGCAGTGTCGACATTGCGACGAGCCTTGGTGTGTTTACTCTTGCCTCACCGGCGCTATGCATAGAGATGAAATCACTGGAGCCATAGCTGTTGACGCTGAAAAGTGTATAGGTTGTTGGACATGTATAGTAGCCTGTCCTAATGGAGCACTTGCCCGGGATGGAGATAGAAAGATTGTGGCAAAGTGTGACTTGTGTCCGGGAAGTGATGTGCCAGCTTGCGTGGCCAATTGCCCAAATGAGGCGCTTGTATTTGTGGAAGATGGCAAAGTTGGATAACTCATTCGAAGTTAGTAGTCGATATTCCAGGAGTAAGAGGTGAAATGATTGCCATAATCGATTACGGCGCAGGGAATCTGGGTAGTGTTGCCAATGCAATTATAGGGCTGGGCTATCAGCCGAATATCACTGATAAACCAGGCGACATGCTCAGTTCCGCGGCTGTTATTCTGCCGGGAGTTGGTGCTGCCGGTGACGCCATGGAAAAACTGGAGGCTATAGGTATGACAGATGCAATTCGACAGTTGATACATGAGAATCGGCCATTATTCGCCGTTTGCGTCGGATTACAGCTTCTTTTTTCCAGCACTGAGGAAGGTGGCTGGCACAGATGCTTAGGAGTAATCCCTGGGACTGTAAAGAGACTGCCTAATGGACTTAAAGTCCCTCATATGGGCTGGAACCAGGTCAGGCAGCAAGTGAAACACCCTATATTTAATGACATACCGGACGGAGCCAATTTTTACTTTGTTCATAGCTATTACGTTGACCCGGATGATACTTCGGTTATAGCCGGCACTACAGACTACGGCGTACCTATGTGCAGTGTGGTTATCAAGGACAATCTGGTGGCAACCCAGTTCCACCCAGAGAAAAGCGGCAAATGGGGTTTAAGGATGTATTCTAACTTTTTGGAAACGGCACTGAGCGAGGAAGGACAATATGAAAAATAGGAAAGCAATTAGAACTGAATACCTAATCATAGGCAACTCAGCCGGTGGCATAGGGGCTGCTGAGAATATTCGCGAGGTCGACAAGACAAATTCCATAACAATAGTTTCCGACGAGCCCTACCCGGCATACTCTCGCCCTCTAATATCAAAATATCTGGCTGGTGAACGTACTGTGGATGAAATACTGTTCCGGCCTGTTGATTTCTACGGCCGAAACGATATCGGACTTCTGTCGGGCATCAAGGTGCAAAACCTGAACCTAAACCGTCAGATTGCTCAACTGGATAACGGAGAGCAAATTATATGGGGAAAACTGCTGCTTGCCACAGGTGGTATACCTATAGTGCCTAAGATGAAGGGCGGCGATAAGAATGGTGTATTCACATTCCTGACCATTAAGGACGCCATGGCAGTAGATGAGTTTATAAACGATGGTTTCCAAGCCGTCGTAATCGGTGGCGGACTTATCGGCATCAGCGTGACTGAAGCATTGGTGAAGCGAGGGGTTGGTGTCACTGTGGTCGAAATGAAAGACAGGATACTTAATACTATACTCGACGAAACAGCATCTTCCATCGCTGAAGAGACTCTCAGGCAAGCCGGCGTTAGGATCATCACCAACCAAACTGTGGCGGATGTAGTCGGAGAAACACACACCGAGGGGGTTATCCTAGATAATGGCGAAAAAATTCCGTGCAACCTGGTGGTTATGGCGATTGGGGTATTGCCACGTGCTGAACTTGCGCTTGGTACTGAGATAAAAGTGAATCGCGGTATATTAGTAGACCGCCTTATGTCTACAAATTATCCGAATGTTTACGCCTGCGGAGATGTAGCCGAAGCTTATGATTTTGTTTATGACACAAACCGAGTGACTCCTATATGGCCCAATGCGTACATCGGGGGTAGGGTCGCCGGCTATAACATGGCAGGTGTCAGGGCTGAATACCGGGGTGGTACAGCTATGAATTCGCTCAACTATTTCGGGCTTGATATTACTACAGCCGGAGTAGTAGCTACTCCGCCTGACAGTAACTGGGAGGAAGTCGGTCAGCGGAACGATGGTGTTTATAAGAAGATTATCCTGAGTGGTGACTTGGTGATGGGAATGGTTTTTGTTGGAGATATCGAGAAATCCGGCATGGTTTTCAGTTTGATGAAAGACAGGGTTAACGTGGCTAATTTTAAGCAGGCGCTTCTGGCTGACGACTTTGGTCTGGCATATCTGCCTCGAGAGCTGTGGCAGGAGCGTCTGGGAAATGCCCTCGCCTCAGTGAATAACCGATGAATCTTGGAGTAGTGAGATGAAAGATATTGCAAAGATTAGCAATCCCTACTGCGATGACAAGGCAATCGACGCCTGCTCTATTTTTGGGATGATGGACACAACAGGTAAGTGTTTCTCGGGAAGGGACATAATAAAGGCTATTGCTAATATGCATGTACGTGGCAATGGGCTTGGTGGCGGATTCGCTGTTTATGGGTTGTACCCGGAATACGCTGACTTATACGCTTTTCACATTATGTATTTGAGCCGAGAAGGAAAGGCGGAAACAGAGGATTTTCTTAAACAGAAGTTTCAGGTGGTTCGTGATGGGGTAGTGCCGACCAAATCGACCGCTGCTATAACGAATCCGCCTCTGGTGTGGCGTTATTTCCTGGAAGTGAACCGCC
This is a stretch of genomic DNA from Chloroflexota bacterium. It encodes these proteins:
- a CDS encoding inorganic phosphate transporter, whose protein sequence is MHDAANSISTVVSTRVLSPRQAVIWAAFFNFVAFLIFGTAVAKTIGQGMIDVNTVTPVVILAGVCGAIGWNMLTWYLGLPTSSSHALIGGYAGAAIAKSGFGVIIASGWYKTLAFIVLAPAIGLVLGFLLKVITTWMARKQTPAAVDKWSRVSQLFSAALYSLGHGGNDAQKTMGIITSLLFTGGLISEFIVPLWVVLSAHAAIALGTLSGGWRIVKTMGQKITKLRPIDGFCAETASAFSIFLATHMGIPVSTTHVITGAISGVGSANRLSAVRWGVTLTIVWAWIFTIPGAAIIASIIYFLIRFIPLN
- the phoU gene encoding phosphate signaling complex protein PhoU, coding for MEKSASFSKGFQEIQDKVLAMGDMVTKEINRSIEALKKRDLKTAHQIIAADAKIDELRYAIEDMCIELVGTQKPKTNELRVIVAVLSITTELERIGDYAEGIARIVVMIGDEPPLKPLIDIPRMAELTTEMIDKSLKSFVTRDVELAKHVVTMDNAVDGLYDQVFRELLTFMMVDPKTINRATRLIWVAHNLERAADRVTNICERVVFTVTGKMEELEISKY
- a CDS encoding IS1595 family transposase; translated protein: MTDKIKAEFQKYTLAQFKREFPDDDACLEWLKNYRWADGIYCPVCDRVRKHHKIKSRPCYKCDYCGHEVYPLAGTIFHKSATPLRTWFDAMLWVATTRSGHSAKELQRMTGVTYKTAWRMFRQIRSLFGEDTIPLNGEVEVDESYFGGTRRGRRGRGAEGKTAVIGIVQRQGKVTASVVSNVKRSTVMPLISKNVARTAIVYTDEFFSYDRVANAGYKHRRVEHGAKVYVDGDAHTNSIEGFWSLAKRGISGVYHAVSPKYLQSYLNEYTFRYNHRNDEIPMFKLILKRI
- a CDS encoding 4Fe-4S dicluster domain-containing protein, with the protein product MKRIYVEEEACMGCGLCRVYCLTEHSKTRDIGKAFKRESPRPLSRIRVERNGEVSFSLQCRHCDEPWCVYSCLTGAMHRDEITGAIAVDAEKCIGCWTCIVACPNGALARDGDRKIVAKCDLCPGSDVPACVANCPNEALVFVEDGKVG
- the hisH gene encoding imidazole glycerol phosphate synthase subunit HisH: MIAIIDYGAGNLGSVANAIIGLGYQPNITDKPGDMLSSAAVILPGVGAAGDAMEKLEAIGMTDAIRQLIHENRPLFAVCVGLQLLFSSTEEGGWHRCLGVIPGTVKRLPNGLKVPHMGWNQVRQQVKHPIFNDIPDGANFYFVHSYYVDPDDTSVIAGTTDYGVPMCSVVIKDNLVATQFHPEKSGKWGLRMYSNFLETALSEEGQYEK
- a CDS encoding NAD(P)/FAD-dependent oxidoreductase; translation: MRTEYLIIGNSAGGIGAAENIREVDKTNSITIVSDEPYPAYSRPLISKYLAGERTVDEILFRPVDFYGRNDIGLLSGIKVQNLNLNRQIAQLDNGEQIIWGKLLLATGGIPIVPKMKGGDKNGVFTFLTIKDAMAVDEFINDGFQAVVIGGGLIGISVTEALVKRGVGVTVVEMKDRILNTILDETASSIAEETLRQAGVRIITNQTVADVVGETHTEGVILDNGEKIPCNLVVMAIGVLPRAELALGTEIKVNRGILVDRLMSTNYPNVYACGDVAEAYDFVYDTNRVTPIWPNAYIGGRVAGYNMAGVRAEYRGGTAMNSLNYFGLDITTAGVVATPPDSNWEEVGQRNDGVYKKIILSGDLVMGMVFVGDIEKSGMVFSLMKDRVNVANFKQALLADDFGLAYLPRELWQERLGNALASVNNR